In the genome of Streptomyces sp. V2I9, one region contains:
- a CDS encoding aminopeptidase P family protein — translation MSEELIPENPEQETEGNEAEKVKQRKNGLYPAVSDELAANMKSGWADTELHDLQPIAQAGHTADRRAALSDRFPGERLVIPAGNLKTRSNDTEYAFRASTEYAYLTGDQTHDGVLVLEPTGERGHEATIYLLPRSDRENGEFWLDGQGELWVGRRNSLAEAEQLLGIPAKDVRELPAALTEATGPVRVVRGHDAAIEAALTDKVTAERDEELRVHLSEARLVKDAFEIAELQKACDATARGFEDVVKSLDKAEATSERFIEGTFFLRARIEGNDIGYGSICAAGPHATTLHWVRNDGAVRAGELLLLDAGVETNDLYTADVTRTLPINGTFSPLQRKIYDAVYEAQEAGIAAVKPGADYRDFHDAAQRVLAEKLVEWGLLGDLSVDKVLELGLQRRWTLHGTGHMLGMDVHDCAAARTEAYVNGTLEPGVCLTVEPGLYFQADDLTVPEEYRGIGVRIEDDILVTEDGNRNLSAALPRQADEVEAWMARLKG, via the coding sequence GTGTCTGAGGAGCTCATCCCGGAGAACCCGGAGCAGGAGACCGAAGGAAACGAGGCGGAGAAGGTCAAGCAGCGGAAGAACGGCCTGTACCCGGCCGTCTCCGACGAGCTCGCCGCGAACATGAAGTCGGGCTGGGCCGACACGGAACTGCACGACCTCCAGCCGATCGCCCAGGCCGGGCACACCGCCGACCGGCGCGCCGCGCTCTCCGACCGCTTCCCCGGCGAGCGCCTGGTCATCCCCGCGGGCAACCTGAAGACCCGCTCCAACGACACCGAGTACGCCTTCCGCGCCTCCACCGAGTACGCGTACCTCACCGGCGACCAGACCCACGACGGCGTGCTCGTCCTGGAGCCGACGGGTGAGCGCGGTCACGAGGCGACGATCTACCTGCTGCCGCGCTCCGACCGGGAGAACGGCGAGTTCTGGCTCGACGGCCAGGGCGAGCTGTGGGTCGGCCGCCGCAACTCCCTCGCCGAGGCCGAGCAGCTGCTGGGCATCCCCGCGAAGGACGTCCGCGAGCTGCCCGCCGCGCTGACCGAGGCCACCGGCCCGGTCCGCGTCGTGCGCGGCCACGACGCCGCCATCGAGGCCGCCCTCACCGACAAGGTCACCGCGGAGCGGGACGAGGAACTGCGCGTCCACCTCTCCGAGGCCCGTCTGGTGAAGGACGCCTTCGAGATCGCCGAGCTGCAGAAGGCGTGCGACGCCACCGCGCGCGGCTTCGAGGACGTCGTCAAGAGCCTGGACAAGGCCGAGGCCACCAGCGAGCGCTTCATCGAGGGCACGTTCTTCCTGCGCGCCCGCATCGAGGGCAACGACATCGGCTACGGCTCGATCTGCGCCGCCGGCCCGCACGCCACCACCCTGCACTGGGTGCGCAACGACGGCGCCGTCCGCGCGGGCGAGCTGCTGCTCCTGGACGCCGGGGTGGAGACCAACGACCTCTACACCGCCGACGTGACGCGCACGCTGCCGATCAACGGCACGTTCTCGCCGCTCCAGCGCAAGATCTACGACGCGGTGTACGAGGCCCAGGAGGCGGGCATCGCCGCCGTGAAGCCGGGCGCCGACTACCGCGACTTCCACGACGCGGCACAGCGCGTGCTCGCCGAGAAGCTCGTCGAGTGGGGCCTGCTCGGCGACCTGTCCGTGGACAAGGTGCTGGAGCTCGGCCTCCAGCGCCGCTGGACCCTCCACGGCACCGGTCACATGCTCGGCATGGACGTCCACGACTGCGCCGCCGCGCGCACCGAGGCGTACGTCAACGGCACGCTGGAGCCGGGTGTCTGCCTCACGGTCGAGCCCGGTCTCTACTTCCAGGCCGACGATCTGACCGTGCCGGAGGAGTACCGGGGCATCGGCGTCCGGATCGAGGACGACATCCTCGTCACCGAGGACGGCAACCGGAACCTCTCCGCCGCGCTGCCCCGCCAGGCCGACGAGGTCGAGGCGTGGATGGCACGGCTGAAGGGCTGA
- a CDS encoding HAD family hydrolase produces the protein MTFPYKLVATDLDGTLLRGDDTVSERTREALAAATAAGAAHIVVTGRAVPWTRHILDDLGYEGLAVCGQGAQVYHAGEHKLLTSLTLDRRLAGLALAKIEAEVGPLHLAAGRDGLDGEVLVGPGYRVQEGPLPYVFVEDAAEMWTAPLNKVYIQHAELDDDALAFAARAAVGSLVDVVMAGPGVVEILPLGLSKATGLSLAARRLGVKAGDTIAFGDMPNDIPMFGWARHGVAMANAHDELKAVAHEVTASNEDDGIAVVLEELLRSASVQPAR, from the coding sequence GTGACCTTTCCCTACAAGCTCGTAGCGACCGACCTCGACGGCACACTGCTGCGCGGGGACGACACGGTCTCCGAGCGCACCCGCGAGGCCCTGGCCGCCGCCACGGCGGCCGGCGCCGCGCACATCGTCGTCACCGGACGGGCGGTCCCCTGGACCCGGCACATCCTGGACGACCTCGGGTACGAGGGACTCGCCGTCTGCGGTCAGGGCGCGCAGGTCTACCACGCGGGCGAGCACAAGCTGCTGACCTCGCTGACGCTGGACCGCCGGCTCGCCGGACTCGCGCTGGCGAAGATCGAGGCGGAGGTCGGCCCGCTGCACCTGGCGGCCGGCCGCGACGGCCTGGACGGCGAAGTGCTCGTGGGCCCCGGCTACCGGGTGCAGGAGGGGCCGCTGCCGTACGTCTTCGTGGAGGACGCGGCCGAGATGTGGACCGCCCCGCTCAACAAGGTCTACATCCAGCACGCGGAGCTGGACGACGACGCGCTGGCCTTCGCCGCGAGGGCGGCCGTCGGCAGTCTGGTCGACGTGGTCATGGCCGGGCCCGGCGTGGTGGAGATCCTGCCGCTGGGCCTCAGCAAGGCGACCGGCCTCTCGCTGGCCGCCCGGCGGCTGGGGGTGAAGGCGGGCGACACGATCGCCTTCGGCGACATGCCGAACGACATCCCGATGTTCGGCTGGGCACGCCACGGCGTGGCCATGGCCAACGCCCACGACGAGCTGAAGGCCGTCGCCCACGAGGTCACCGCGTCCAACGAGGACGACGGCATCGCGGTGGTTCTGGAGGAGCTGCTCCGCTCGGCGTCCGTGCAGCCGGCGCGGTAG
- a CDS encoding copper resistance CopC/CopD family protein — protein sequence MSATAPYPGPPPVRRPAAVTAFLAALAGLVLGLLLAGAGPASAHAALTGSDPQDGAVVGTAPKEVTLSFSEAIAVGDDSIRVLDPSGRRADTEAAPKDLSEGSTVRYGVSLHSGLPDGTYTVAWQAISADSHPISGAFTFSIGAPSDTTVALPSQEAGGGPVGVVYGIARYAAYGGFVLLAGGSAFVLVCWRGGASALPMQRLVVRSWLTLTAATLAMLLLRAPYTGSGKFADAFDLTALQAVLETKPGAALVSRLLLLGAAALFIAVLFGTYARREDEREKKDLTFGLAVGGGVVAAGIAATWAMSEHASTGIQAGIAMPVDVLHLLAVAAWLGGLVSLLVSLYRTPDIGSAAVRRFSAVAFGSVVVLAATGIYQSWRQVGSWSALTGTRYGQLLIIKVALIVLMLVAARFSRRWTGLLTDTAGAASAPSETEAEDEERAGAVDEPDIDPERAAQLARQQAVLTATKKKRIRDADPERSGLRRSVLAEAAVAVVLLAVTTVLTSTEPGRTEEEAAGSPAASAPAAGGPVNLSLPFDTGVRNGKGTVRIDLEPGRTGSNDLHVWIDGSGGKPMDVPELKLALTLESKDIGPLPVVPDRLAEGHWSASGVQIPMAGDWRIDVTVRTSDIDQVTVDKNVKIG from the coding sequence ATGTCTGCCACCGCCCCGTACCCCGGACCGCCCCCGGTACGACGGCCCGCCGCCGTCACCGCGTTCCTCGCCGCGCTGGCCGGCCTGGTCCTCGGGCTGCTGCTGGCCGGCGCGGGCCCGGCGTCCGCGCACGCCGCCCTCACCGGGAGCGACCCGCAGGACGGGGCGGTGGTCGGCACCGCGCCCAAGGAGGTCACCCTCAGCTTCTCGGAGGCGATCGCCGTGGGCGACGACTCCATCCGGGTCCTCGACCCCAGCGGCAGGCGCGCCGACACCGAGGCGGCGCCGAAGGACCTGTCCGAGGGCTCCACCGTCCGCTACGGCGTCTCCCTGCACTCCGGCCTGCCGGATGGCACCTACACGGTGGCCTGGCAGGCGATCTCCGCCGACAGCCACCCGATCTCCGGCGCGTTCACGTTCTCCATCGGCGCCCCGTCCGACACCACCGTCGCCCTGCCCTCGCAGGAGGCGGGCGGCGGGCCGGTCGGCGTCGTCTACGGCATCGCGCGCTACGCGGCGTACGGCGGATTCGTCCTGCTCGCCGGCGGCAGCGCGTTCGTCCTGGTCTGCTGGCGGGGCGGTGCGTCCGCCCTGCCGATGCAGCGGCTCGTGGTCCGCAGCTGGCTCACGCTGACCGCGGCGACGCTGGCCATGCTGCTGCTGCGCGCCCCGTACACCGGCAGCGGGAAGTTCGCCGACGCCTTCGACCTCACCGCCCTCCAGGCCGTCCTGGAGACCAAGCCCGGTGCGGCCCTCGTCTCCCGGCTGCTGCTGCTCGGGGCCGCCGCGCTGTTCATCGCCGTGCTGTTCGGCACGTACGCGCGGCGTGAGGACGAGCGGGAGAAGAAGGACCTCACCTTCGGTCTCGCCGTCGGCGGCGGAGTGGTCGCGGCGGGCATCGCCGCCACCTGGGCGATGTCCGAGCACGCCTCGACCGGCATCCAGGCGGGCATCGCCATGCCGGTGGACGTCCTGCACCTGCTGGCCGTCGCCGCCTGGCTCGGCGGGCTGGTCTCGCTCCTGGTGTCGCTGTACCGGACTCCGGACATCGGGAGCGCCGCGGTCCGGCGCTTCTCGGCGGTCGCGTTCGGCAGTGTCGTGGTGCTGGCGGCGACCGGGATCTACCAGTCCTGGCGGCAGGTCGGTTCCTGGTCGGCGCTGACCGGGACGCGGTACGGGCAGCTGCTGATCATCAAGGTGGCGCTGATCGTGCTGATGCTCGTGGCCGCCCGGTTCTCCCGGCGCTGGACGGGGCTGCTGACGGATACGGCGGGGGCCGCCTCCGCGCCCAGCGAAACGGAGGCCGAGGACGAGGAGCGGGCGGGTGCGGTGGACGAGCCGGACATCGACCCCGAGCGGGCCGCGCAGCTGGCCCGTCAGCAAGCCGTCCTGACCGCGACGAAGAAGAAGCGGATACGGGACGCCGACCCTGAGCGCTCCGGGCTGCGCCGCTCGGTCCTGGCCGAGGCCGCCGTCGCCGTCGTCCTGCTGGCCGTCACCACCGTGCTGACGTCCACCGAACCGGGCCGTACGGAGGAGGAGGCCGCCGGCTCCCCCGCCGCCTCGGCTCCGGCCGCGGGCGGCCCGGTCAACCTGAGCCTGCCGTTCGACACCGGCGTCCGGAACGGCAAGGGCACCGTCCGCATCGATCTCGAGCCCGGCCGCACCGGCTCCAACGATCTGCACGTGTGGATCGACGGCAGCGGCGGCAAGCCGATGGACGTTCCCGAGCTGAAGCTGGCCCTCACCCTGGAGTCCAAGGACATCGGCCCGCTGCCGGTCGTCCCGGACCGGCTGGCGGAGGGGCACTGGTCGGCGAGCGGGGTGCAGATCCCGATGGCCGGGGACTGGAGGATCGACGTGACGGTACGGACCTCGGACATCGACCAGGTCACTGTCGACAAGAACGTGAAGATCGGCTGA
- the efeB gene encoding iron uptake transporter deferrochelatase/peroxidase subunit, translated as MGKTRKRATDRPATTLITENAANAGGAEGDTGSPDAARTDGGGTGVSRRRLLGTAGAAGATGLVLGTGAGAAGYAATRPEEPAALTTVGATEAMFHGKHQPGITTPLQARGHLVAFDLVAGTGRREAAALLRRWSALAKELMAGRAAAGAADGPGHDTGIALDAGPSSLTVTFGFGRTFFARTGLTDRLPAALDPLPVFSADILDARRSGGDLWVQIGANDALVAFHALRAIQKEAAGTARVRWQMNGFNRTPGATARPMTARNLMGQIDGTGNPKPSDEDFDRRVFVPASPGRPQEWMEGGSYAVVRRIRMLLDDWEKLPVERQERVIGRRKADGAPLSGGTETTGMDLDKAGPDGRLVIPDNAHARISSPEKNGGAAMLRRPFSYHDGIAEDGTPDAGLLFICWQADPFRGFVPVQRKLDRGDALSPFLRHEASAVFAVPGGAAEGEYVGQRLLES; from the coding sequence ATGGGCAAGACCAGGAAGCGGGCGACGGACCGGCCCGCCACGACCCTCATCACGGAGAACGCGGCGAACGCCGGGGGCGCTGAAGGCGACACCGGCTCCCCGGACGCCGCCCGCACGGACGGTGGCGGCACCGGCGTGTCCCGGCGACGGCTGCTGGGGACGGCAGGCGCGGCCGGCGCCACGGGGCTGGTCCTGGGGACCGGAGCCGGGGCCGCCGGGTACGCCGCCACCCGTCCCGAGGAGCCGGCCGCGCTGACGACGGTCGGGGCGACCGAGGCGATGTTTCACGGGAAACATCAACCGGGGATCACCACTCCGCTTCAGGCGCGGGGCCACCTCGTCGCCTTCGATCTCGTGGCGGGCACGGGGCGCAGGGAGGCGGCGGCGTTGCTGCGGCGCTGGTCCGCGCTGGCGAAGGAGCTCATGGCGGGACGCGCCGCCGCGGGTGCGGCGGACGGCCCCGGCCACGACACCGGGATCGCTCTGGACGCGGGCCCCTCGTCCCTGACCGTCACCTTCGGCTTCGGCCGTACGTTCTTCGCGCGCACCGGGCTGACCGACCGCCTGCCCGCCGCGCTCGACCCGCTGCCGGTGTTCTCCGCCGACATCCTCGACGCCAGGCGTTCGGGCGGCGACCTGTGGGTGCAGATCGGCGCGAACGACGCCCTCGTCGCCTTCCACGCCCTGCGGGCGATCCAGAAGGAGGCCGCGGGAACCGCGCGGGTGCGGTGGCAGATGAACGGCTTCAACCGCACCCCCGGCGCCACCGCCCGGCCGATGACCGCCCGCAACCTGATGGGCCAGATCGACGGCACCGGCAACCCGAAGCCCTCCGACGAGGACTTCGACCGGCGCGTCTTCGTCCCCGCCTCGCCCGGAAGGCCGCAGGAGTGGATGGAAGGCGGTTCGTACGCCGTCGTCCGCCGGATCAGGATGCTGCTGGACGACTGGGAGAAGCTTCCGGTGGAGCGCCAGGAGCGGGTCATCGGGCGGCGCAAGGCGGACGGAGCGCCCCTGAGCGGGGGGACCGAGACCACCGGGATGGACCTCGACAAGGCGGGCCCGGACGGCAGGCTGGTGATCCCCGACAACGCGCACGCCCGGATCTCCTCGCCCGAGAAGAACGGTGGGGCCGCCATGCTGCGCCGCCCGTTCTCGTACCACGACGGCATCGCGGAGGACGGCACTCCGGACGCCGGACTCCTCTTCATCTGCTGGCAGGCGGACCCGTTCCGGGGCTTCGTGCCGGTGCAGCGCAAGCTCGACCGGGGCGACGCGCTCTCACCGTTCCTCCGGCACGAGGCGAGCGCGGTGTTCGCGGTGCCCGGCGGGGCGGCGGAGGGGGAGTACGTGGGGCAGCGGCTTCTGGAGTCGTAG
- the pheA gene encoding prephenate dehydratase, whose translation MSATRYAYLGPEGTFTEVALRTLPEAATRELVPMVSVPAALDAVRGGEAAAALVPIENSVEGGITATLDELAGGEPLMIYREVLLSITFALLVRPGTKLSDIKTVTAHPAAQPQVRNWLATHLPGVVWESAASNADGARLVQEGRYDAAFAGEFAAATYGLEPLVTEIHDAENAQTRFVLVGRPARPSSPTGADKTSVVICMEDDHPGALLELLQEFAVRGVNLMLIQSRPTGEGIGNYCFAVDAEGHIADRRVGEALMGLKRISPNVRFLGSYPRADISPSEVRPLRAGTSDAAFTEASDWLARCQDGRI comes from the coding sequence ATGTCAGCCACGCGCTACGCCTATCTCGGCCCCGAAGGCACCTTCACCGAAGTCGCTCTCCGTACGCTCCCGGAGGCCGCCACCCGCGAACTCGTCCCGATGGTGTCCGTGCCGGCCGCCCTGGACGCCGTACGCGGCGGCGAGGCGGCGGCGGCGCTCGTGCCGATCGAGAACTCCGTCGAGGGCGGCATCACCGCGACGCTGGACGAGCTGGCCGGCGGGGAACCGCTGATGATCTACCGCGAGGTGTTGCTCTCCATCACCTTCGCGCTGCTGGTGCGGCCCGGCACCAAGCTGTCGGACATCAAGACGGTCACCGCCCACCCGGCCGCCCAGCCGCAGGTGCGCAACTGGCTGGCGACCCACCTGCCGGGAGTCGTGTGGGAGTCGGCCGCGTCCAACGCGGACGGTGCCCGGCTGGTCCAGGAAGGGCGGTACGACGCCGCGTTCGCCGGGGAGTTCGCCGCCGCCACCTACGGCCTGGAGCCGCTGGTGACGGAGATCCACGACGCGGAGAACGCCCAGACCCGCTTCGTCCTGGTGGGCCGCCCGGCCCGGCCCTCCTCGCCGACCGGCGCGGACAAGACCTCCGTGGTGATCTGCATGGAGGACGACCACCCCGGCGCCCTGTTGGAACTGCTCCAGGAATTCGCGGTACGGGGCGTCAACCTGATGCTGATCCAGTCCCGCCCGACCGGCGAGGGCATCGGCAACTACTGCTTCGCCGTGGACGCGGAGGGTCACATCGCGGACCGGAGGGTCGGGGAGGCCCTGATGGGGCTGAAACGGATCAGCCCGAACGTGCGGTTCCTCGGTTCGTACCCGCGGGCGGACATCTCCCCGTCCGAGGTGCGGCCGCTGCGGGCGGGCACCTCGGACGCGGCGTTCACGGAAGCCTCCGACTGGCTGGCGCGCTGCCAGGACGGCCGGATCTGA
- a CDS encoding YcnI family protein, which produces MKLSRIALAAGVAASTVLLVAGPAAAHVSVQPVGEAAKGGYATLNFKVPNERDQASTVKLEVNFPADHPLSSVSPQAVPGWKITIDKSKLDKPLEVHGKKITEAVSKVTWTADDSEIAPGYFQQFPVSVGALPEDADQLVFKAIQTYDNKEVVRWIEEPKAGGEEPDSPAPVLKLTAAAEDHHGAAADDTEETDDHKAAGSDASAKESSTAASSSSSDTTARTLGIIGIVIGIAGVAFGVLAGRRRSA; this is translated from the coding sequence ATGAAGCTTTCCCGTATCGCCCTCGCCGCCGGCGTCGCCGCGTCCACCGTCCTGCTGGTCGCCGGCCCGGCCGCCGCCCACGTCAGCGTCCAGCCGGTGGGCGAGGCCGCCAAGGGCGGATACGCCACGCTCAACTTCAAGGTGCCCAACGAGCGCGACCAGGCCTCGACCGTGAAGCTCGAGGTGAACTTCCCGGCCGACCACCCGCTCTCCTCCGTCAGCCCGCAGGCCGTGCCCGGCTGGAAGATCACGATCGACAAGAGCAAGCTCGACAAGCCGCTGGAAGTCCACGGCAAGAAGATCACCGAGGCCGTCTCCAAGGTGACCTGGACCGCGGACGACAGCGAGATCGCCCCCGGCTACTTCCAGCAGTTCCCGGTCTCCGTCGGCGCGCTGCCCGAGGACGCCGACCAGCTCGTCTTCAAGGCGATCCAGACCTACGACAACAAGGAAGTCGTCCGCTGGATCGAGGAGCCCAAGGCCGGCGGCGAGGAGCCCGACAGCCCCGCCCCGGTCCTGAAGCTGACCGCCGCCGCCGAGGACCACCACGGCGCCGCGGCCGACGACACCGAGGAGACCGACGACCACAAGGCCGCCGGCTCCGACGCGTCGGCCAAGGAGAGCAGCACCGCCGCGTCCTCCTCCTCCAGCGACACCACCGCCCGCACCCTGGGCATCATCGGCATCGTCATCGGCATCGCGGGCGTCGCGTTCGGCGTCCTCGCGGGACGTCGCCGCTCGGCCTGA
- a CDS encoding SCO family protein: MRTRKAVTAVAFAAAAALALSSCGTGDDTADSSSVADVSAAPKDKAATVLDQPFTKPNLVLTDTHGKEYDLREATKGKPTLIYFGYTNCPDVCPLTMSNISLAKRELPKADQDKLQVVFVTTDPERDTPASLGKWLSAQDPSFTGLTGDFPTIQAGARQIGIGIDAPKKEKDGTVVSMHGAQVIAFSPKTDEGYVLYGEDTSAEEYTKDLPKLIKGEAP; this comes from the coding sequence ATGCGCACCAGAAAAGCAGTGACGGCCGTGGCGTTCGCCGCCGCGGCCGCCCTGGCCCTCTCCTCCTGCGGCACCGGTGACGACACGGCGGACTCCTCGTCCGTCGCCGACGTCAGCGCCGCGCCGAAGGACAAGGCCGCGACCGTTCTCGACCAGCCGTTCACCAAGCCGAACCTCGTCCTCACCGACACCCACGGCAAGGAGTACGACCTCCGCGAGGCGACCAAGGGCAAGCCGACGCTCATCTACTTCGGCTACACCAACTGCCCCGACGTCTGCCCGCTGACCATGAGCAACATCTCCCTCGCCAAGCGGGAGCTGCCCAAGGCCGACCAGGACAAGCTCCAGGTCGTCTTCGTCACCACCGATCCCGAGCGCGACACCCCTGCCTCGCTCGGCAAGTGGCTGTCCGCCCAGGACCCCTCCTTCACCGGTCTCACCGGCGACTTCCCGACCATCCAGGCCGGGGCGCGGCAGATCGGCATCGGCATCGACGCGCCGAAGAAGGAGAAGGACGGCACCGTCGTCTCGATGCACGGCGCCCAGGTCATCGCCTTCTCCCCGAAGACCGACGAGGGGTACGTGCTCTACGGCGAGGACACCAGCGCCGAGGAGTACACGAAGGACCTCCCCAAGCTGATCAAGGGGGAGGCGCCGTGA
- a CDS encoding ATP-binding protein: MSIWWSLHLRREAASVPLARRFLLGTMETAGVDPDISFDLSVALSEACANAVEHGGYRTVLGEQGESGYGRPAADSGQYRVTAYLDGEKCRIEVSDSGPGFPARRALRPTAHHEQPAHHERPEDPQGPLDAEDAEDAARCDQQSPWSSFPAWDPEAESGRGLDLIERLSDHVQFGNRPGRGAVVSFDKVLKWREGALLTA; encoded by the coding sequence ATGAGCATCTGGTGGTCTCTCCATTTGCGGCGCGAAGCTGCGAGTGTTCCGCTCGCCCGTCGTTTTCTGCTCGGCACCATGGAAACCGCAGGGGTGGATCCGGACATCTCCTTCGACCTGTCGGTCGCGCTCAGCGAGGCCTGTGCGAACGCCGTCGAGCACGGTGGCTACCGCACGGTTCTCGGGGAGCAGGGGGAATCCGGGTACGGACGCCCTGCCGCGGACTCCGGGCAGTACCGGGTCACGGCCTATCTGGACGGCGAGAAGTGCCGTATCGAGGTCAGCGACTCGGGGCCGGGCTTCCCCGCCCGGCGCGCGCTTCGCCCCACCGCGCACCACGAACAGCCCGCGCACCACGAGCGTCCCGAAGATCCGCAGGGCCCGCTGGACGCGGAGGACGCGGAGGACGCGGCGCGCTGTGACCAGCAGTCCCCGTGGTCCTCGTTCCCCGCGTGGGACCCGGAGGCCGAGAGCGGCCGGGGCCTCGATCTGATCGAGCGGCTCTCGGACCACGTCCAGTTCGGCAACCGGCCGGGCCGGGGCGCGGTGGTCAGCTTCGACAAGGTCCTGAAATGGCGCGAGGGCGCGCTGCTCACGGCGTAG
- a CDS encoding copper chaperone PCu(A)C, whose protein sequence is MNLRPVLAAVLALATGLTLAGCSSAGEPDLEIVGAYLPQPVSDMAAGFLVVQNKGDAGDRLTSVTSPLSDDVTIHETKNRKMRKVSSFEVPAKGELDLERGGNHIMFMKLKQKPKQGEKVSVELHFEKAGRITVDLPVKETTHNPKKQ, encoded by the coding sequence GTGAACCTTCGCCCGGTCCTCGCCGCCGTCCTCGCCCTCGCCACGGGGCTGACCCTGGCCGGGTGCTCGTCGGCGGGCGAGCCGGATCTGGAGATCGTCGGCGCGTATCTGCCGCAGCCCGTCAGCGACATGGCCGCCGGGTTCCTCGTCGTCCAGAACAAGGGCGATGCCGGGGACCGGCTCACCTCGGTGACCAGTCCGCTCTCCGACGACGTCACGATCCACGAGACGAAGAACCGGAAGATGCGGAAGGTCTCCTCGTTCGAGGTGCCCGCCAAGGGCGAGCTGGACCTCGAACGCGGTGGCAACCACATCATGTTCATGAAGCTCAAGCAGAAGCCCAAGCAGGGCGAGAAGGTCTCCGTCGAGCTGCACTTCGAGAAGGCCGGCCGCATCACGGTCGACCTGCCGGTGAAGGAAACCACCCACAACCCGAAGAAGCAGTGA
- the serS gene encoding serine--tRNA ligase has translation MIDLRLLREDPDRVRASQRARGEDVDLVDALLSADELRRSSGVRFDELRAEQKSLGKLIPQATPEERAELLKKAEQLKADVKAADAAQDEADAEAKRLLLQLGNIVHEDVPVGGEEDFVVLETHGTIRDFGAEGFEPKDHLELGEALGAIDMERGAKVSGSRFYYLTGVGALLELALVNAAIAQATEAGFIPMLTPALVRPRAMEGTGFLGQAAENVYHLEKDDYYLVGTSEVPLAAYHMDEIIDAGKLPLRYAGFSPCFRREAGTYGKDTRGIFRVHQFDKVEMFSYVDPADAEAEHRRLLEWEKQWLTGLELPFQVIDVATGDLGASASRKFDCEAWIPTQGKYRELTSASNCDGFQARRLSVRMREGKKVQPLATLNGTLCAVPRTIVAILENHQLPDGSVRVPEMLRPYLGGREVLEPVAT, from the coding sequence GTGATTGACCTTCGCCTGCTCCGTGAGGACCCCGACCGTGTTCGCGCCTCCCAGCGCGCCCGTGGAGAGGACGTCGACCTCGTCGACGCCCTGCTCTCCGCCGACGAGCTGCGCAGGTCGTCCGGCGTCCGCTTCGACGAACTCCGCGCCGAGCAGAAGTCGCTCGGCAAGCTGATTCCCCAGGCCACCCCCGAGGAGCGCGCCGAACTCCTCAAGAAGGCCGAGCAGCTCAAGGCCGACGTCAAGGCGGCCGACGCCGCCCAGGACGAGGCCGACGCGGAGGCCAAGCGGCTGCTGCTCCAGCTCGGCAACATCGTCCACGAGGACGTGCCGGTCGGCGGCGAGGAGGACTTCGTCGTCCTGGAGACGCACGGCACCATCCGCGACTTCGGCGCCGAGGGATTCGAGCCCAAGGACCACCTGGAGCTCGGCGAGGCGCTCGGCGCCATCGACATGGAGCGCGGCGCGAAGGTCTCCGGTTCGCGGTTCTACTACCTCACCGGCGTCGGCGCGCTCCTGGAGCTGGCCCTCGTCAACGCGGCGATCGCGCAGGCCACCGAGGCCGGCTTCATCCCGATGCTGACCCCGGCGCTGGTCCGCCCGCGCGCCATGGAGGGCACCGGCTTCCTCGGTCAGGCCGCGGAGAACGTGTACCACCTCGAGAAGGACGACTACTACCTGGTCGGCACCTCCGAGGTCCCGCTCGCCGCGTACCACATGGACGAGATCATCGACGCCGGCAAGCTGCCCCTGCGGTACGCCGGGTTCTCCCCGTGCTTCCGCCGCGAGGCCGGCACGTACGGCAAGGACACCCGCGGCATCTTCCGCGTCCACCAGTTCGACAAGGTCGAGATGTTCTCGTACGTCGACCCGGCGGACGCCGAGGCCGAGCACCGCAGGCTCCTGGAGTGGGAGAAGCAGTGGCTCACCGGCCTCGAACTGCCCTTCCAGGTCATCGATGTCGCCACCGGTGACCTCGGCGCCTCCGCCTCGCGGAAGTTCGACTGCGAGGCGTGGATCCCGACCCAGGGCAAGTACCGCGAGCTGACCTCCGCGTCGAACTGCGACGGCTTCCAGGCCCGCCGCCTGTCCGTCCGGATGCGTGAGGGCAAGAAGGTCCAGCCGCTGGCCACGCTGAACGGCACGCTCTGTGCCGTACCGCGCACGATCGTGGCGATCCTGGAGAACCACCAGCTCCCCGACGGCTCGGTCCGGGTGCCCGAGATGCTCCGCCCCTATCTGGGCGGACGCGAGGTCCTGGAACCGGTCGCCACGTGA